A single region of the Maniola jurtina chromosome 21, ilManJurt1.1, whole genome shotgun sequence genome encodes:
- the LOC123876502 gene encoding uncharacterized protein LOC123876502 isoform X1 gives MSFLTEYFDEYRPHPIRKTKMCRPENRWAKLEGKWLDPRVGSEDKVWSEEEIEQFIKDTMRSLRGQSTYYNDYCAHLSPEFKTRPFKPREKKRRPCKPEDVVVEETTLPPAPKLAIKDTELMKVARELYERDMDKPTLEPLPTHPRILGYVRPSLYKTGISEYQQSVARLAYEMIRDDRLPRYYAHNGCRPRWALPPEGVRQPELDVAPYDGERLY, from the exons ATGTCTTTCCTAACAGAATATTTCGATGAGTATCGGCCACATCCCATTCGGAAAACTAAAAT GTGCCGCCCTGAAAACAGATGGGCGAAACTGGAGGGGAAATGGCTGGACCCGCGAGTGGGCTCGGAAGAT AAAGTATGGTCGGAGGAGGAAATCGAGCAGTTCATCAAGGACACGATGAGGAGTCTGCGCGGACAGTCCACCTACTACAACGACTACTGTGCTCATCTGTCACCTG AATTCAAAACCAGACCATTCAAGCCCCGAGAGAAGAAACGCCGGCCGTGTAAGCCTGAGGATGTGGTGGTGGAGGAGACGACTCTACCGCCTGCTCCCAAACTTGCCATCAAGGATACAGAGCTGATGAAGGTAGCTCGCGAACTGTACGAGCGGGACATGGACAAGCCTACCCTGGAACCACTGCCTACACATCCAAGGA TCCTCGGCTACGTCCGACCGTCTCTATACAAAACTGGAATTAGCGAATACCAGCAAAGCGTAGCACGTTTGGCGTACGAAATGATTCGCGATGATCGCTTGCCACGCTACTACGCGCACAACGGCTGCCGGCCGCGGTGGGCACTGCCGCCTGAGGGCGTCAGGCAACCAGAGCTCGACGTAGCTCCTTATGATGGAGAGAGATTGTACTGA
- the LOC123876502 gene encoding uncharacterized protein LOC123876502 isoform X2, with the protein MSIGHIPFGKLKCAALKTDGRNWRGNGWTREWARKMLVKVWSEEEIEQFIKDTMRSLRGQSTYYNDYCAHLSPEFKTRPFKPREKKRRPCKPEDVVVEETTLPPAPKLAIKDTELMKVARELYERDMDKPTLEPLPTHPRILGYVRPSLYKTGISEYQQSVARLAYEMIRDDRLPRYYAHNGCRPRWALPPEGVRQPELDVAPYDGERLY; encoded by the exons ATGAGTATCGGCCACATCCCATTCGGAAAACTAAAAT GTGCCGCCCTGAAAACAGATGGGCGAAACTGGAGGGGAAATGGCTGGACCCGCGAGTGGGCTCGGAAGATGTTAGTG AAAGTATGGTCGGAGGAGGAAATCGAGCAGTTCATCAAGGACACGATGAGGAGTCTGCGCGGACAGTCCACCTACTACAACGACTACTGTGCTCATCTGTCACCTG AATTCAAAACCAGACCATTCAAGCCCCGAGAGAAGAAACGCCGGCCGTGTAAGCCTGAGGATGTGGTGGTGGAGGAGACGACTCTACCGCCTGCTCCCAAACTTGCCATCAAGGATACAGAGCTGATGAAGGTAGCTCGCGAACTGTACGAGCGGGACATGGACAAGCCTACCCTGGAACCACTGCCTACACATCCAAGGA TCCTCGGCTACGTCCGACCGTCTCTATACAAAACTGGAATTAGCGAATACCAGCAAAGCGTAGCACGTTTGGCGTACGAAATGATTCGCGATGATCGCTTGCCACGCTACTACGCGCACAACGGCTGCCGGCCGCGGTGGGCACTGCCGCCTGAGGGCGTCAGGCAACCAGAGCTCGACGTAGCTCCTTATGATGGAGAGAGATTGTACTGA